A single genomic interval of Candidatus Omnitrophota bacterium harbors:
- a CDS encoding flavin reductase family protein, which yields MRKTVPLDIAYRLLGSGPVVLVSSLLGKRAALTPIAWNMPISDDPPVVALEIWRDHFVYKAILKTGDFVINIPSSDMAEIVRGLGSVSGAKVDKFEKYGLDKEPSKKVKSPRLRSAIGILECKLRRDKHLLNKYNIVVGDVVYAEAEKSIFTDRWHPEKKGPRLLHHLGGRIFYAPERRII from the coding sequence ATGAGAAAGACCGTTCCATTAGATATCGCGTACAGGCTGTTAGGTTCCGGGCCGGTGGTCCTGGTGAGTTCGCTATTGGGTAAAAGGGCCGCCCTTACTCCGATAGCCTGGAACATGCCGATATCTGACGATCCTCCGGTAGTGGCCCTCGAGATATGGAGGGACCATTTCGTATATAAGGCAATTCTCAAGACCGGCGATTTCGTAATCAATATACCTTCGAGCGATATGGCCGAGATCGTGCGCGGGCTCGGAAGCGTCTCCGGAGCTAAAGTCGATAAATTCGAGAAGTATGGCCTCGATAAAGAACCGTCGAAGAAAGTTAAATCACCCCGTCTTAGATCTGCCATAGGAATTCTTGAATGCAAGCTTCGCAGAGATAAGCATCTCCTTAATAAATACAATATAGTTGTCGGCGACGTGGTCTATGCCGAGGCCGAAAAGAGTATTTTTACAGACAGATGGCACCCTGAGAAGAAAGGGCCGAGACTGCTTCATCACCTCGGAGGCAGGATATTTTACGCTCCGGAAAGACGTATAATCTAA
- a CDS encoding exosortase system-associated protein, TIGR04073 family, with protein sequence MMKKAVAALLVFVVIIFNAAPGYCETPAFRKFRRGFCNMLTFHMEIGQQMEAVGDAHGNGWAVTVGLTRGILMSAARLLTGVYETVTFPVPFPAEYKPIMKKPEFFWTEPFAEAPGK encoded by the coding sequence ATGATGAAGAAGGCGGTGGCGGCGCTATTGGTTTTCGTGGTAATAATTTTTAATGCGGCTCCGGGATATTGCGAAACCCCGGCTTTCAGAAAATTCAGGCGGGGTTTTTGTAACATGCTGACTTTCCATATGGAGATCGGACAACAGATGGAAGCTGTAGGTGATGCACACGGCAATGGCTGGGCCGTAACCGTTGGCCTGACAAGAGGCATTCTTATGTCTGCGGCAAGGCTGCTCACAGGGGTGTACGAGACGGTTACATTTCCGGTGCCTTTTCCTGCCGAGTATAAGCCGATAATGAAAAAACCTGAGTTTTTCTGGACGGAACCATTCGCGGAGGCGCCGGGTAAATAA
- a CDS encoding peptide chain release factor-like protein gives MGFGVKRDKEEVLRVRMVTLGIREADLDELFIRAGGKGGQKVNKTSACVYLKHRPTGIEVKCQKERSQALNRFFARRILTDKIESLILGREAAAEKKIEKIRRQKRKRSRRAKEKMLRNKKMRSEKKELRRPPAAE, from the coding sequence ATGGGATTCGGTGTAAAGAGAGACAAGGAGGAAGTCTTAAGGGTAAGGATGGTTACGCTAGGGATAAGAGAAGCGGACCTGGATGAACTTTTTATACGGGCGGGTGGAAAAGGCGGACAGAAGGTAAATAAAACCTCTGCGTGTGTTTATCTCAAACACAGGCCCACAGGCATCGAGGTCAAATGTCAGAAGGAGCGTTCTCAGGCCCTAAACCGGTTCTTTGCCAGAAGGATTCTCACCGATAAAATCGAATCGCTTATTCTGGGCCGGGAAGCCGCGGCCGAGAAGAAGATAGAGAAGATCAGGCGTCAGAAGCGGAAACGCTCTCGCAGGGCCAAAGAGAAGATGCTTAGGAATAAAAAGATGCGTTCCGAAAAGAAAGAGTTGCGAAGGCCCCCTGCGGCCGAATGA
- a CDS encoding response regulator, producing MAKKVLVVDDEPDILEMLGIRLESNGYTVITAFNKEGCFKKATEENPDLILLDVLLPGIGGLEICKLLKKDAKMKDIPVIIITALIGESAVEAGLESGAVCVISKPFDPADLLEKIADVLKSDHEIV from the coding sequence ATGGCTAAAAAGGTTTTAGTGGTAGATGATGAACCGGATATACTGGAAATGCTTGGGATCCGATTAGAAAGCAATGGTTATACGGTTATTACGGCATTTAACAAAGAAGGGTGTTTTAAAAAAGCTACCGAGGAAAATCCGGATCTTATCTTGTTAGATGTTTTGTTGCCGGGGATAGGCGGGCTTGAAATATGCAAGCTTCTTAAAAAAGATGCTAAAATGAAAGATATCCCGGTTATTATTATAACGGCGTTGATCGGAGAATCGGCTGTTGAGGCAGGATTAGAAAGCGGAGCGGTCTGCGTAATAAGTAAACCGTTTGATCCCGCAGATCTTTTAGAGAAAATAGCGGATGTTCTTAAATCCGATCATGAGATAGTGTAA